A section of the Stenotrophomonas sp. 364 genome encodes:
- the phaC gene encoding class III poly(R)-hydroxyalkanoic acid synthase subunit PhaC: MKGPLGFNAEDLLQETLAMQRKLLDGLTLLPSVEDVDYGATAREEVWRDGKVVLYRFVGDDAPVQRTPLLIVYALVNRPYMVDLQADRSLVQRLLALGHDVYVLDWGYPDRSERYQTLEDYLLRFVDGAVDQLQARSGAPINMLGICQGGVFALCYAALRQHKLANLITMVTPVDFQTPDNMLSHWARQVDVDLLVDTLGNIPADLMNASYLMLKPFRLNVQKYVGLLDILDDKAALQDFLRMEKWIFDSPDLAGETFRDFIKQFYQGNGLMHDGIRIGDDTVQLSQVTLPVLNIYAEQDHLVPPDASRAMRGRIGSADYTESSFRGGHIGIYVSGRAQREVPGTITDWLKERSA, translated from the coding sequence ATGAAAGGGCCGTTGGGCTTCAATGCCGAGGACCTGCTGCAGGAGACCCTGGCCATGCAGCGCAAGCTGCTGGACGGATTGACCCTGCTGCCCTCGGTGGAGGACGTGGACTACGGCGCCACCGCGCGCGAGGAAGTATGGCGCGACGGCAAGGTCGTGCTGTACCGCTTCGTCGGCGACGATGCGCCGGTCCAGCGCACGCCACTGCTGATCGTCTACGCGCTGGTCAACCGCCCGTACATGGTGGATCTGCAGGCCGACCGCTCGCTGGTGCAGCGCCTGCTCGCCCTCGGCCACGATGTGTACGTGCTGGACTGGGGCTACCCGGACCGCTCCGAGCGCTACCAAACGCTGGAGGACTACCTGCTGCGCTTCGTGGATGGTGCGGTGGACCAGCTGCAGGCGCGGTCGGGCGCACCGATCAACATGCTCGGCATCTGCCAGGGCGGGGTGTTCGCGCTGTGCTACGCGGCGCTGCGCCAGCACAAACTGGCGAACCTGATCACCATGGTCACCCCGGTCGATTTCCAGACCCCCGACAACATGCTGTCGCATTGGGCGCGGCAGGTGGACGTGGACCTGCTGGTGGACACGCTGGGCAACATCCCGGCCGACCTGATGAATGCCAGCTACCTGATGCTCAAGCCGTTCCGGCTCAACGTGCAGAAATACGTGGGCCTGCTCGACATCCTGGACGACAAGGCCGCGTTGCAGGATTTCCTGCGCATGGAAAAGTGGATCTTCGATTCGCCCGACCTCGCCGGCGAAACCTTCCGTGATTTCATCAAGCAGTTCTACCAGGGCAACGGCCTGATGCACGACGGCATCCGGATCGGCGACGACACCGTCCAGCTGTCGCAGGTGACGCTGCCGGTGCTGAACATCTACGCCGAGCAGGACCACCTCGTGCCGCCGGATGCATCACGCGCGATGCGCGGCCGGATCGGCAGCGCCGACTACACCGAAAGCAGTTTCCGTGGCGGCCACATCGGCATTTACGTGTCGGGTCGCGCCCAG
- the phaE gene encoding class III poly(R)-hydroxyalkanoic acid synthase subunit PhaE, whose amino-acid sequence MSTAGSGGNAGDVEALARQYFSAWGDALRHAAVPPGAPGAQGPGQGSWQQAIDWWAQMMPSGGSSPADDAVHRFREQAGGWYGTMQQVAAQFAGRDASSADVAQAWKQAVEGQGDGLLQWMLQGARGHTQAGGPDLLKLLETLQRDLGPWLQSPAFGPGREHQARWQALLRAQQDYQAHSRDYVDQIKQALDDAFKLFEQRLAEHEQPGNQLTSARAMFDLWIEAAEEAYAKVAMSEPFQQVYAELGNAQMRLRAATQHEIERVCEAIGMPTRTEMDAAHRRITDLERLVRRMAASAAPGPAPAGTPKAAPRPRAPRGAAAPTPGPVRTAAKAAKSTAKKAASAPAKKTAPKASARKAAKPRKRTP is encoded by the coding sequence ATGAGCACGGCCGGCAGCGGCGGCAACGCGGGCGACGTTGAAGCCCTGGCGCGGCAGTATTTCAGCGCCTGGGGCGATGCGTTGCGGCATGCCGCGGTGCCGCCCGGTGCGCCTGGCGCACAAGGCCCCGGGCAGGGCAGCTGGCAGCAGGCCATCGACTGGTGGGCGCAGATGATGCCCAGCGGCGGCAGCAGCCCGGCCGACGACGCGGTGCACCGCTTCCGCGAACAGGCCGGTGGCTGGTACGGCACCATGCAGCAGGTGGCCGCGCAGTTCGCCGGCCGCGATGCCAGCAGCGCCGATGTGGCCCAGGCCTGGAAGCAGGCCGTGGAGGGCCAGGGTGACGGGCTGCTGCAGTGGATGCTGCAGGGTGCGCGTGGCCACACCCAGGCCGGCGGCCCGGACCTGTTGAAGCTGCTGGAAACCCTGCAGCGCGACCTGGGCCCGTGGCTGCAGAGTCCGGCGTTCGGCCCGGGGCGCGAGCACCAGGCCCGCTGGCAGGCGCTGCTGCGCGCCCAGCAGGACTACCAGGCGCACTCGCGCGACTACGTGGACCAGATCAAGCAGGCGCTGGACGATGCGTTCAAGCTGTTCGAACAGCGCCTGGCCGAGCACGAGCAGCCGGGCAACCAGCTGACCAGCGCGCGGGCGATGTTCGACTTGTGGATCGAGGCGGCCGAAGAGGCGTACGCCAAGGTGGCGATGTCCGAGCCGTTCCAGCAGGTGTATGCCGAACTGGGCAACGCGCAGATGCGCCTGCGCGCGGCCACCCAACATGAGATCGAACGGGTGTGCGAGGCGATCGGCATGCCCACCCGCACCGAAATGGATGCCGCGCACCGCCGCATCACCGACCTGGAGCGGCTGGTACGCCGGATGGCCGCCAGCGCCGCGCCCGGGCCCGCACCGGCTGGGACGCCGAAAGCGGCGCCGCGCCCGCGCGCGCCACGCGGCGCTGCAGCGCCCACGCCTGGCCCGGTCAGGACGGCGGCCAAAGCGGCCAAGTCAACGGCGAAGAAGGCCGCATCGGCCCCCGCGAAAAAGACCGCACCCAAGGCGTCGGCCCGCAAGGCGGCCAAGCCGCGGAAGCGCACGCCATGA
- a CDS encoding phosphatidylcholine/phosphatidylserine synthase — protein MKRHFSMLREFHLADWFTLANAFCGTGAVFAAMRFLQDGERSYLLFGMALIPLAFIFDALDGRIARWRKSSSTLGRELDSLSDIISFGVAPAALAYACGMQGGWDWLVLSYFVCCGVSRLARYNVTAEALAGEGDKVPYFEGTPIPTSLALVVVLAVAASMGAIGHDLWLGQWQLGPWQLHPMVLLFALSGSLMISKTLRIPKP, from the coding sequence ATGAAACGTCATTTCTCGATGCTGCGCGAGTTCCACCTGGCGGACTGGTTCACCCTGGCCAACGCGTTCTGCGGCACCGGCGCGGTCTTTGCCGCCATGCGCTTCCTGCAGGATGGCGAGCGCAGCTACCTGTTGTTCGGCATGGCGTTGATCCCGCTGGCCTTCATCTTCGACGCGCTGGACGGTCGCATCGCGCGCTGGCGCAAGTCCAGCTCGACGCTGGGCCGCGAGCTGGATTCGCTGTCGGACATCATTTCCTTCGGCGTGGCCCCGGCCGCGCTGGCCTACGCCTGCGGTATGCAGGGCGGCTGGGACTGGCTGGTGCTGAGCTATTTCGTGTGCTGCGGGGTCAGCCGCCTGGCGCGCTACAACGTCACCGCCGAGGCGTTGGCGGGCGAGGGCGACAAGGTGCCGTACTTCGAAGGCACGCCCATTCCCACCAGCCTGGCGCTGGTGGTGGTGTTGGCGGTGGCCGCCAGCATGGGCGCGATCGGTCACGACCTGTGGCTGGGCCAGTGGCAGCTGGGTCCGTGGCAGCTGCACCCGATGGTGCTGTTGTTCGCCCTGTCCGGTTCGCTGATGATCAGCAAGACCCTGCGTATTCCCAAGCCATGA
- a CDS encoding class I SAM-dependent methyltransferase, whose amino-acid sequence MLSPEHLAAQLRHPHGDHALAIAESMNRSNGALNQAAIALLAVAAREQVLEIGPGNAAFAADLLRAPCSRYLGIEVSADMVDAAQDRLTAADLHDRASVRLGDVQALDLDDACIDAALSVNTLYFWEQPALALAELARVLRPGGRLCLAFGDAAFMRTLPFTAHGFHLHELADVELALRSSGLRVCGWRAHRETGTSNDGRQVEKHFHLLLARR is encoded by the coding sequence GTGCTTTCACCCGAACATCTTGCCGCCCAGCTGCGCCATCCGCATGGGGACCATGCGCTGGCGATAGCCGAATCGATGAACCGCAGCAACGGCGCGCTGAACCAGGCGGCCATCGCCCTGCTGGCCGTCGCCGCGCGCGAACAGGTGCTGGAGATCGGCCCCGGCAACGCGGCCTTCGCGGCTGACCTGCTGCGCGCGCCATGCAGCCGCTATCTGGGTATTGAAGTGTCGGCAGACATGGTCGATGCCGCGCAGGACCGCCTGACCGCCGCCGACCTGCACGACCGCGCCAGCGTGCGCCTGGGCGATGTGCAGGCGCTGGATCTGGACGACGCCTGCATCGATGCGGCGCTGTCAGTGAACACCCTGTACTTCTGGGAACAGCCCGCGCTGGCCCTGGCCGAACTGGCCCGGGTACTGCGCCCCGGCGGCCGGCTGTGCCTGGCGTTCGGCGATGCGGCGTTCATGCGCACCCTGCCCTTCACCGCCCATGGGTTCCACCTGCATGAGCTGGCCGACGTGGAGCTGGCCCTGCGCAGCAGTGGGCTGCGGGTCTGCGGGTGGCGTGCGCACCGGGAAACCGGCACCAGCAATGACGGGCGCCAGGTGGAGAAGCACTTCCATCTGTTGCTGGCGCGGCGGTGA
- a CDS encoding 8-oxo-dGTP diphosphatase, whose protein sequence is MPYTPIMATLGYVISPDGTQALMIHRNARPGDLHLGKYNGLGGKMERDEDAAACMRREIREEAGIECGTMRLRGTISWPGFGKHGEDWFGFVFVIDDFTGTPLTSNPEGTLEWVDLDKLDTLPLWEGDRSFLPLVFGDDPRAFHGVMPYRDGAMQSWTYTRL, encoded by the coding sequence ATGCCCTATACCCCGATCATGGCCACCCTCGGCTACGTGATTTCGCCCGACGGCACGCAAGCCCTGATGATCCACCGCAACGCCCGTCCGGGCGACCTGCACCTGGGCAAGTACAACGGCCTGGGCGGCAAGATGGAGCGCGACGAAGACGCCGCGGCCTGCATGCGCCGCGAGATCCGCGAGGAAGCCGGCATCGAGTGCGGCACCATGCGTCTGCGCGGCACCATCAGCTGGCCGGGCTTCGGCAAGCATGGCGAAGACTGGTTCGGGTTCGTGTTCGTGATCGACGATTTCACCGGCACGCCGCTCACCTCCAACCCGGAGGGCACCCTGGAATGGGTCGACCTGGACAAGTTGGACACGCTGCCCCTCTGGGAAGGCGACCGCAGCTTCCTGCCGCTGGTGTTCGGCGACGACCCGCGCGCCTTCCACGGGGTGATGCCCTACCGCGACGGCGCGATGCAGTCCTGGACCTACACCCGCCTGTAA
- a CDS encoding DUF1249 domain-containing protein → MAQATPRIERIPRLSRLSWLMGLYAENYQHLVRLFAPAELVAGSYVSSVGDGLDVRLDVIECHRYTVELRLTYDFADPVTGQPDPSAYVRLYRDARQAETTHCYVGRRWQDVVGMYPPPAELISHRMRMNTFLGKWLEYLAERGHGVATLRRDGDALPAPADTQRSRVAS, encoded by the coding sequence ATGGCCCAGGCAACGCCCCGCATCGAACGCATCCCCAGGCTCAGCCGCCTGAGCTGGCTGATGGGCCTGTACGCGGAAAACTACCAGCACCTGGTACGCCTCTTCGCACCGGCAGAACTGGTGGCCGGCAGCTACGTGTCGTCGGTGGGCGATGGGCTGGATGTCCGCCTGGACGTCATCGAGTGCCACCGCTACACGGTCGAACTGCGCCTGACCTACGACTTCGCCGACCCGGTCACCGGGCAGCCGGATCCGTCGGCCTACGTGCGGCTGTACCGTGACGCGCGGCAGGCCGAGACCACGCACTGTTACGTGGGGCGGCGCTGGCAGGACGTGGTGGGCATGTACCCGCCGCCGGCGGAATTGATCAGCCACCGCATGCGCATGAACACCTTCCTGGGCAAGTGGCTGGAGTATCTGGCCGAGCGCGGCCACGGCGTGGCAACCCTGCGCCGCGACGGCGACGCCCTGCCGGCCCCGGCCGACACCCAGCGCTCCCGCGTGGCCAGCTGA
- a CDS encoding pyruvate, water dikinase regulatory protein, with protein MSTIRPVFYVSDGTGITAETIGHSLLTQFSGFSFITDRMSFIDDPEKAREACERIRAAGERYQVRPIVVSSCVDSGLSIILAESGGLMLDVFAPFIEPLERELAVNRHSRVGQAHGMVDFETYHRRINAMNFALTHDDGIAINYDDADVILVAVSRAGKTPTCIYLALHYGVRAANYPLTDEDLEQDRLPPRLRPYRKKLFGLTIDPDRLQQIRQERRPNSRYANLETCKREVAAAETMFRMERIPTLSTTHTSIEEISSKVLTTLGLQRELY; from the coding sequence ATGTCGACGATCCGTCCGGTGTTCTACGTGTCCGATGGAACCGGTATCACCGCTGAAACCATTGGGCATAGCCTGCTGACCCAGTTCTCCGGGTTCAGCTTCATTACCGACCGGATGTCGTTCATCGATGATCCGGAAAAGGCCCGCGAAGCGTGTGAAAGGATCCGTGCAGCCGGGGAGCGCTACCAGGTCCGGCCCATCGTGGTCAGTTCCTGCGTGGACAGCGGACTAAGCATCATCCTGGCCGAAAGCGGCGGGTTGATGCTGGACGTGTTCGCCCCCTTCATCGAGCCGCTGGAGCGCGAGCTGGCGGTCAACCGCCACTCCCGGGTGGGCCAGGCGCACGGCATGGTGGACTTCGAGACCTACCACCGGCGCATCAACGCGATGAACTTCGCGCTGACCCACGATGACGGCATTGCCATCAACTACGACGACGCCGACGTGATCCTGGTGGCGGTGTCGCGGGCCGGCAAGACCCCCACCTGCATCTACCTGGCCCTGCATTACGGGGTGCGCGCGGCCAATTACCCGCTTACCGACGAAGACCTGGAGCAGGACCGCCTGCCGCCCCGGCTGCGCCCGTACCGCAAGAAGCTGTTCGGCCTGACCATCGACCCGGACCGCCTGCAGCAGATCCGCCAGGAGCGCCGCCCGAACTCGCGCTACGCCAACCTGGAAACCTGCAAGCGCGAAGTGGCCGCGGCCGAGACCATGTTCCGCATGGAACGGATCCCGACCCTGAGCACCACGCACACCTCGATCGAGGAGATTTCCAGCAAGGTGTTGACCACCCTGGGGCTGCAGCGCGAGCTGTATTGA
- the ppsA gene encoding phosphoenolpyruvate synthase, with translation MNENILWLHELRLADLARVGGKNSSLGEMIGNLAGLGVSVPGGYATTAEAFKDFIAHNDLSKRIFDKLATLDVEDVAALTEAGKEIRGWVIDAPLQPQLDQDIRSAYKKLCDENGGGDVAVAVRSSATAEDLPDASFAGQQETFLNVTGADDVVLKVKEVFASLYNDRAIAYRVHHGFKHEDVFLSSGVQLMVRSGVGSSGVLFTLDTESGFRDVVFVTSSFGLGEMVVQGAVNPDEFYVYKPTLSAGKPAILRRSLGSKAIRMVYSDVPGERVRIEDTPAEQRNVFSISDEDVQELSKQALVIEKHYGRPMDIEWAKDGVSGKLFIVQARPETVKSRGHATQIERFALSQKDGKVLAEGRAVGAKIGAGTARVVKSLDDMARVQPGDVLIADMTDPDWEPVMKRASAIVTNRGGRTCHAAIIARELGVPAVVGSGNATQLIQDGQQVTVSCAEGDTGFIYDGILEFERTTTDLGNMPPAPLKIMMNVANPERAFDFGQLPNAGIGLARLEMIIASHIGIHPNALLEYDRQDAATKKKIDEKIAGYADPVSFYVGRLAEGIATLTASVAPNPVIVRLSDFKSNEYANLIGGSNYEPHEENPMIGFRGASRYVDPSFSAAFALECQAVLRVRNEMGLENLWVMIPFVRTLEEGRKVVEVLEQNGLKQGENGLKIIMMCEVPSNALLADEFLEIFDGFSIGSNDLTQLTLGLDRDSSIVAHLFDERNPAVKKLLSMAIKSARAKGKYVGICGQGPSDHPDLAEWLMQEGIESVSLNPDTVVDTWLRLAKLKAKG, from the coding sequence TTGAACGAGAATATCCTGTGGTTGCACGAACTGCGCTTGGCCGATCTGGCCCGCGTAGGCGGCAAGAATTCGTCGCTGGGCGAAATGATCGGCAATCTTGCCGGCCTGGGGGTGTCTGTCCCCGGCGGGTATGCAACCACCGCTGAAGCCTTCAAGGACTTCATCGCGCACAACGATCTGTCCAAGCGCATCTTCGACAAGCTGGCCACGCTGGACGTGGAAGATGTCGCCGCGCTCACCGAGGCGGGCAAGGAAATCCGCGGTTGGGTCATCGACGCCCCGCTGCAGCCGCAGCTGGACCAGGACATCCGCAGCGCCTACAAGAAGCTGTGCGACGAGAACGGCGGCGGCGACGTGGCTGTCGCGGTGCGCTCCTCGGCCACCGCCGAAGACCTGCCCGATGCCTCCTTCGCCGGCCAGCAGGAAACCTTCCTCAATGTCACCGGCGCCGACGATGTCGTGCTGAAGGTCAAGGAAGTGTTCGCCTCGCTGTACAACGACCGCGCCATCGCCTACCGCGTCCACCACGGTTTCAAGCACGAGGACGTGTTCCTGTCCTCGGGCGTGCAGCTGATGGTGCGCTCGGGCGTGGGTTCGTCCGGCGTGCTGTTCACCCTGGACACCGAGTCCGGCTTCCGCGACGTGGTGTTTGTCACCTCCTCGTTCGGCCTCGGCGAAATGGTCGTGCAGGGTGCGGTCAACCCCGACGAGTTCTACGTCTACAAGCCCACCCTGAGCGCCGGCAAGCCGGCGATCCTGCGCCGTTCGCTGGGCAGCAAGGCCATCCGCATGGTGTATTCGGATGTCCCCGGTGAGCGCGTGCGCATCGAAGACACCCCGGCCGAGCAGCGCAACGTCTTCTCCATCAGCGACGAGGACGTGCAGGAACTGTCCAAGCAGGCGCTGGTCATCGAAAAGCACTACGGCCGCCCGATGGATATCGAGTGGGCCAAGGACGGCGTGAGCGGCAAGCTGTTCATCGTGCAGGCGCGCCCGGAAACGGTGAAGTCGCGTGGCCATGCCACCCAGATCGAACGTTTCGCGCTGAGCCAGAAGGACGGCAAGGTGCTGGCCGAAGGCCGCGCCGTGGGCGCCAAGATCGGCGCCGGTACCGCCCGCGTGGTGAAGTCCCTGGACGACATGGCCCGCGTGCAGCCCGGCGACGTGCTGATTGCCGACATGACCGACCCCGATTGGGAGCCGGTGATGAAGCGTGCCTCGGCCATCGTGACCAACCGCGGTGGGCGCACCTGCCATGCGGCGATCATCGCCCGTGAGCTGGGCGTGCCCGCCGTGGTCGGCTCGGGCAACGCCACCCAGCTGATCCAGGATGGCCAGCAGGTCACCGTGAGCTGCGCCGAGGGTGACACCGGCTTCATCTACGACGGCATCCTCGAGTTCGAGCGCACCACCACGGACCTGGGCAACATGCCGCCGGCGCCGCTGAAGATCATGATGAACGTGGCCAACCCGGAACGTGCCTTCGACTTCGGCCAGCTGCCGAACGCCGGCATCGGCCTGGCCCGCCTGGAGATGATCATTGCCAGCCACATCGGCATCCATCCCAACGCGCTGCTGGAATACGACCGACAGGACGCGGCGACCAAGAAGAAGATCGACGAGAAGATCGCCGGTTACGCCGATCCAGTCAGCTTCTACGTCGGTCGCCTGGCCGAAGGCATCGCCACGCTGACCGCGTCGGTTGCGCCCAACCCGGTGATCGTGCGCCTGTCGGACTTCAAGTCCAACGAGTACGCCAACCTGATCGGCGGCAGCAACTACGAGCCGCACGAAGAGAACCCGATGATCGGCTTCCGCGGCGCCAGCCGTTACGTCGACCCGAGCTTCTCGGCCGCCTTCGCGCTGGAATGCCAGGCCGTGCTGCGCGTGCGCAACGAAATGGGCTTGGAGAACCTGTGGGTCATGATTCCGTTCGTGCGCACCCTGGAAGAAGGCCGCAAGGTCGTCGAGGTGCTCGAACAGAATGGCCTCAAGCAGGGCGAAAACGGCCTGAAGATCATCATGATGTGCGAAGTGCCGTCCAACGCACTGCTCGCCGATGAGTTCCTGGAGATCTTCGACGGCTTCTCGATCGGCTCCAACGACCTGACCCAGCTGACCCTGGGCCTTGACCGCGATTCGTCGATCGTGGCGCACCTGTTCGACGAGCGGAACCCGGCGGTGAAGAAGCTGCTGTCGATGGCGATCAAGTCTGCACGCGCCAAGGGCAAGTACGTGGGCATCTGCGGGCAGGGCCCGTCCGATCACCCGGACCTGGCTGAATGGCTGATGCAGGAAGGCATCGAGTCGGTGTCGCTGAACCCGGACACCGTGGTCGACACCTGGCTGCGCCTGGCCAAGCTGAAAGCCAAGGGCTGA
- a CDS encoding transposase translates to MPSPRLHYGRHSCIGIVYALTTITHARIRHFHQPDLAVHVMQVLHAVEHEHRVCNLAWAVMPDHVHWLMQLRQGTLGACLQRFKSRSSLHINRHLGRSGPVWQPGYFDHALRKDDDLRRQATYILANPVRAGLAEAIGEYPYAWCRWPTDDLPR, encoded by the coding sequence ATGCCCAGCCCACGCCTCCACTACGGCCGCCATTCGTGCATCGGCATCGTGTACGCGCTGACGACCATCACCCATGCGCGTATACGCCACTTCCACCAGCCCGACCTGGCCGTGCACGTCATGCAGGTGCTGCACGCCGTGGAGCATGAGCACCGCGTCTGCAACCTGGCGTGGGCGGTCATGCCGGACCACGTGCACTGGCTGATGCAGTTGCGGCAGGGCACCCTGGGTGCCTGCCTGCAACGTTTCAAATCACGCAGCAGCCTGCACATCAATCGGCACCTCGGCCGCAGCGGGCCGGTCTGGCAGCCCGGCTATTTCGATCACGCGCTACGCAAGGACGATGACCTGAGACGCCAAGCCACCTACATCCTCGCCAACCCGGTCCGTGCCGGTCTGGCGGAGGCGATCGGTGAGTACCCCTACGCATGGTGCCGCTGGCCCACCGACGACCTACCCCGGTAG
- a CDS encoding alkene reductase — protein MLFTPYRLGALTLPNRIVMPPMTRSRAADGNVATPLMADYYAQRASAGLIVSEGTQISPQGQGYAWTPGIHDDAQIAGWRGVTDAVHAAGGRIVAQLWHVGRVSHTALQPDGAAPVSSSALQAEGVKVFVDPQGRGPQGGVGEMVQHSMPRALAIEEIPGIVRDYALAARNAIAAGFDGIELHGANGYLINQFIDSQANQRTDAYGGSLQNRLRFLREVVEAVAEEIGAERVGVRLAPLTTLQGAVDDTPQATYLAAAHLLDSIGVGYLHIAEADWEDAPVMPVAFKEALRMLYRGTLIYAGKYTVDRAEEALTRGWADLIAFGRPFIANPDLPERLRQSLPLNAPDKATFFGGGAEGFTDYPVAETAEA, from the coding sequence ATGTTGTTCACCCCCTACCGCCTGGGCGCGCTGACGCTGCCCAACCGTATCGTGATGCCGCCGATGACCCGCTCGCGCGCGGCCGACGGCAATGTCGCCACCCCGTTGATGGCCGACTACTACGCGCAGCGTGCGTCGGCCGGCCTGATCGTCAGCGAAGGCACCCAGATCAGCCCGCAGGGCCAGGGCTACGCCTGGACCCCGGGCATCCACGATGACGCGCAGATCGCCGGCTGGCGCGGCGTGACCGATGCCGTGCACGCCGCCGGTGGCCGCATCGTGGCCCAGCTCTGGCACGTCGGCCGCGTCTCGCATACCGCACTGCAGCCTGACGGTGCCGCGCCGGTCTCCTCGTCGGCGTTGCAGGCCGAGGGCGTCAAGGTATTCGTCGACCCGCAGGGCAGGGGTCCCCAGGGCGGGGTGGGCGAGATGGTGCAGCACTCGATGCCGCGCGCGCTGGCCATCGAGGAAATCCCCGGCATCGTGCGCGACTACGCGCTGGCGGCGCGCAACGCGATCGCCGCCGGGTTCGATGGCATTGAACTGCACGGCGCCAACGGCTACCTGATCAACCAGTTCATCGACTCGCAGGCCAACCAGCGCACTGACGCCTACGGTGGGTCGCTGCAGAACCGGCTGCGCTTCCTGCGTGAGGTGGTCGAGGCGGTGGCCGAGGAGATCGGCGCCGAGCGCGTCGGCGTGCGCCTGGCCCCGCTGACCACCCTGCAGGGCGCGGTGGACGATACCCCGCAGGCAACCTACCTGGCGGCCGCGCACCTGTTGGACAGCATCGGCGTGGGCTACCTGCACATCGCCGAAGCCGACTGGGAAGATGCACCGGTGATGCCGGTGGCATTCAAGGAAGCACTGCGCATGCTTTACCGGGGCACCTTGATCTATGCCGGCAAGTACACCGTTGACCGTGCCGAAGAGGCGCTGACCAGGGGCTGGGCCGACCTCATCGCCTTCGGCCGACCGTTCATCGCCAACCCCGACCTGCCCGAGCGCCTGCGCCAGAGCCTGCCGTTGAACGCCCCGGACAAGGCCACCTTCTTCGGCGGCGGCGCGGAAGGGTTCACCGACTACCCGGTGGCAGAAACCGCCGAAGCCTGA
- a CDS encoding EcsC family protein, with protein sequence MNAISRMPPPLDTQILPTSQDWADLQRAVTLLESPTITAKMANLIGSPLEFAVKKLPNVVSKRIHGAVEAALFKSAQAALWSMDNTPGKAASTRWHKLAAATSGAVGGAFGFTSLFIELPVSTTIMMRSVADVARSEGFDLRDLSTRHACLEVFALGGNATGDDASETGYYITRGFTAEVMRHLSAELAGRAASGGGVMIGLTPKEAGKWLAKIVEKVAARFGVVVTEKFAAQAVPIIGAVTGATLNTMFTDYYQDMARGHFIVRRLERTYGYETVRAAYSMLAGQRD encoded by the coding sequence ATGAACGCCATCTCCCGCATGCCACCCCCGCTGGACACTCAGATCCTGCCCACCTCGCAGGACTGGGCCGACCTGCAACGTGCCGTCACGCTGCTCGAGTCGCCCACGATCACCGCCAAGATGGCCAACCTGATCGGCTCGCCGCTGGAATTCGCGGTGAAGAAGCTGCCGAACGTGGTGTCCAAACGGATCCACGGGGCGGTCGAGGCCGCCCTGTTCAAATCCGCCCAGGCGGCGCTGTGGAGCATGGACAACACGCCCGGCAAGGCGGCGTCCACGCGCTGGCACAAGCTGGCGGCCGCCACCAGCGGGGCGGTCGGCGGGGCGTTCGGCTTCACCTCGCTGTTCATCGAGCTGCCGGTCTCCACCACCATCATGATGCGGTCGGTTGCCGATGTGGCGCGCAGCGAAGGCTTCGACCTGCGCGACCTCAGTACCCGGCACGCCTGCCTGGAGGTATTCGCGCTGGGCGGCAATGCCACCGGCGACGACGCCAGCGAGACCGGCTACTACATCACCCGCGGCTTCACCGCCGAAGTGATGCGGCACCTGTCGGCCGAACTGGCCGGGCGCGCCGCCAGCGGGGGCGGGGTGATGATCGGCCTGACCCCGAAGGAGGCCGGCAAGTGGCTGGCCAAGATCGTGGAGAAGGTGGCCGCGCGCTTTGGCGTGGTGGTCACCGAGAAGTTCGCCGCGCAGGCGGTGCCGATCATCGGCGCGGTCACCGGCGCCACGCTCAATACCATGTTCACCGATTACTACCAGGACATGGCGCGCGGCCACTTCATCGTGCGCCGGCTCGAGCGCACCTACGGCTATGAAACGGTGCGTGCGGCCTATTCAATGCTGGCCGGCCAGCGCGACTGA